Proteins from one Prevotella sp. E2-28 genomic window:
- a CDS encoding RNA polymerase sigma factor RpoD/SigA, which translates to MRQLKIQKSITNRSSEALDKYLVEIGRAPLISIDEEIELAQKIRKGGPEGERAKDKLVTANLRFVVSVAKQYQHQGLTLTDLIDEGNIGLIKAAQKFDETRGFKFISYAVWWIRQSILQAIAEQSRIVRLPLNQVGSLNKINHEINKFEQENQRHPSVSELAEMTDLDEEKIGQSMQADSHHVSIDAPFQDGEDNCMLDVMAGGDDTRTDRHVDHESMAQELNSVLSRVLKDREIIIIRECFGIGCHEKGLEEIGDELGLTRERVRQIREKSIAKLRDSGNARILMKYLG; encoded by the coding sequence ATGAGACAACTTAAAATTCAAAAGAGTATCACAAACCGCTCAAGCGAAGCGCTTGACAAATACCTTGTAGAAATAGGCCGTGCGCCCCTTATCAGCATTGATGAAGAGATTGAGCTGGCCCAGAAAATTCGCAAGGGAGGTCCGGAAGGTGAGCGTGCCAAAGACAAACTGGTGACAGCCAACCTGCGATTTGTGGTATCCGTGGCCAAGCAATACCAGCATCAGGGACTGACACTTACCGACCTTATTGACGAAGGTAACATCGGTCTGATTAAGGCTGCCCAGAAGTTTGACGAGACGCGCGGTTTTAAGTTCATCTCTTATGCCGTATGGTGGATTCGCCAGAGCATCCTGCAGGCTATTGCCGAGCAGAGCCGTATTGTGCGTCTGCCCCTGAATCAGGTTGGCTCGCTGAATAAGATTAACCACGAGATTAACAAGTTTGAGCAGGAGAACCAGCGTCACCCCTCAGTAAGCGAGTTGGCCGAGATGACCGACCTGGACGAGGAGAAGATTGGTCAGAGTATGCAGGCCGACAGTCACCACGTGTCTATCGACGCACCTTTCCAGGATGGTGAGGACAACTGTATGCTGGACGTGATGGCTGGTGGCGACGATACCCGTACAGACCGCCATGTGGATCACGAGTCAATGGCTCAGGAGCTGAACTCGGTGCTGTCACGCGTACTGAAGGATCGTGAGATTATCATTATCCGCGAGTGCTTCGGCATTGGCTGCCACGAGAAGGGCTTGGAGGAGATTGGCGACGAGCTGGGTCTGACCCGCGAGCGTGTACGCCAGATCCGCGAGAAGAGTATTGCCAAGTTGCGCGACTCTGGTAATGCCCGCATCCTGATGAAATACTTAGGATAA
- a CDS encoding DUF5686 family protein, protein MKRLLLTILITLAMTTSVSGESQVDSLVMNRMYGFLQRNVDKIQDYTTNVYSKHIYQVHQRNASLMAIPSMYSISHGQRAFVAEQYGKFTFKGVNDYENKRQVYCTTIPRNRRTMSVLMTYLAPNFYDVTIYDDHVLSPFCRENRIYYKFKTVPLANHKVRLYFRPRLVKNTQLVTGKAIIDERTGRIDQVEMEGEYDMIRFQTLAMMGDEGARALLPKICQTSISFKFAGNHITSQFEAVFDCPITLADSIDVKGDRVLMDSIRPISLSAEELMVWEDYDRRHGLLVEEEEVEEEPDTVLVTQAWVKEEEPAQEPPTRHHNYLKEIGWDLIGENLLHSIRTESERGYLKLSPILDPQYVSYSKSKGFSYRIKLGARYKFNENSWINFNPYVGYNFKFREFYYKAPIHYYYNSKLDAGVELIFGNDNRIGSSTIVDQIKKEYGTDINLDGKQLDLFDDNYIRCLHHIQVNKQMRLETGMVFHHRHSLNAAEMVKYGKERHYFSMAPSMSIKWQPTKKAPMFTIDYERGLKLNKSYLNYERWEADASFVQRLCRTQQLNARVGGGLYTERGNDLFMDFANFRDNNLPGGWDDDFAGNFQLLSSRLYNESKYYIRGNLSFETPLMIGFLTPLVGRYVERERVYVSSLSIDNTRLYSELGYGFTCRVFSLGFFTSFLDYKYQDMGCKFTFELFNRW, encoded by the coding sequence ATGAAACGCTTATTACTAACCATACTGATAACTTTGGCCATGACGACCTCGGTTTCAGGCGAATCGCAGGTTGATTCGCTGGTGATGAATCGTATGTATGGTTTTCTACAGCGAAATGTTGATAAGATTCAGGACTACACCACAAACGTTTATTCCAAGCATATCTATCAGGTGCATCAGCGTAATGCCTCGCTGATGGCTATCCCCTCAATGTATAGCATCTCCCACGGCCAGCGTGCCTTCGTGGCCGAGCAATACGGGAAGTTCACCTTCAAGGGTGTGAACGACTATGAGAATAAGCGTCAGGTGTATTGCACCACGATACCTCGCAACAGGCGCACGATGTCAGTACTGATGACCTATCTGGCGCCTAACTTCTATGACGTGACGATTTACGACGACCACGTGCTGTCGCCCTTCTGCAGGGAGAATCGCATCTATTATAAGTTCAAGACGGTGCCACTGGCTAACCACAAGGTGCGACTGTATTTCCGTCCGCGACTGGTGAAGAACACGCAGCTGGTGACGGGTAAGGCTATCATCGACGAGCGCACAGGACGCATAGACCAGGTAGAGATGGAGGGCGAGTATGACATGATTCGCTTCCAGACGCTGGCAATGATGGGCGACGAGGGCGCACGCGCGCTACTGCCTAAAATCTGTCAGACCTCTATCTCGTTTAAGTTTGCAGGCAACCATATCACGTCGCAGTTCGAGGCCGTATTCGATTGTCCTATCACGCTGGCTGACAGCATAGACGTGAAGGGCGACCGCGTGCTGATGGACTCGATACGTCCCATCAGCCTGTCGGCAGAGGAGTTGATGGTATGGGAAGACTACGACCGACGCCACGGCCTGCTGGTAGAGGAAGAGGAGGTAGAGGAAGAGCCCGACACCGTGCTGGTGACGCAAGCCTGGGTGAAGGAGGAAGAGCCGGCGCAGGAGCCACCCACCAGGCATCATAACTACCTGAAGGAGATTGGCTGGGACTTGATTGGCGAGAACCTGCTCCACAGCATCAGAACGGAATCAGAAAGGGGCTATCTGAAGCTGTCGCCTATACTGGACCCGCAGTATGTGAGCTATAGTAAGAGCAAGGGCTTCTCGTACAGAATCAAGCTGGGTGCCCGCTATAAGTTCAACGAGAACAGTTGGATAAACTTCAACCCCTACGTAGGTTATAACTTCAAGTTCAGGGAGTTCTACTACAAGGCGCCCATACATTATTATTATAACAGCAAGCTGGATGCGGGCGTAGAACTGATATTCGGTAACGACAACCGCATTGGTAGCTCGACCATCGTAGATCAGATTAAGAAGGAGTATGGCACGGACATCAACCTGGACGGCAAGCAGCTGGACCTCTTTGACGACAACTACATACGCTGCCTGCACCATATTCAGGTCAACAAACAGATGCGACTGGAAACAGGTATGGTGTTCCACCACCGCCACTCGCTGAATGCGGCCGAGATGGTGAAATACGGCAAGGAGAGGCACTACTTCTCAATGGCCCCGTCAATGAGCATCAAATGGCAGCCTACGAAGAAGGCGCCGATGTTTACCATTGACTATGAGCGCGGCCTGAAGCTGAACAAGAGCTACCTGAACTACGAGCGCTGGGAGGCCGACGCGTCCTTTGTACAGCGTCTCTGTCGCACACAGCAGCTCAACGCACGCGTGGGCGGTGGTCTTTATACAGAAAGGGGTAACGACCTGTTTATGGACTTCGCCAACTTCCGCGACAACAACCTGCCTGGCGGATGGGACGACGACTTCGCAGGCAATTTCCAGTTGCTCAGCTCACGCCTGTATAACGAATCGAAATACTATATCAGGGGCAACCTGTCGTTCGAGACACCACTCATGATAGGATTCCTCACACCATTAGTAGGACGCTACGTAGAGCGCGAGCGCGTCTATGTCAGCAGCCTCAGCATTGACAACACACGCCTGTATTCTGAACTGGGCTACGGCTTCACCTGTAGGGTATTCTCGCTGGGATTCTTTACCAGTTTCCTGGACTACAAGTATCAGGACATGGGCTGTAAATTCACCTTTGAACTATTCAACAGATGGTAA
- a CDS encoding PD-(D/E)XK nuclease family protein translates to MSTFLEYIAKDILLKYGSDLSRIAVVFPNKRASLFLNSHLASLSEKPIWSPAYITISELIRQNSQKTVADPIKLVCDLYKSYVAITGSNETLDHFYSWGQLLIADFDDLDKNMANADKVFANLRDIHEYDDVSHLTDDQRKALQRFFKNFAENQDTLLKERFLNLWSKIGAIYHDFNNRLAQQGLAYEGALYREVAESDLENLPLDYDVYLFVGFNLVQPVEQCLFKSLRQQGKARFYWDFDKSYMDNNEAGFYIKKLIADFPNEFDVDNDDIYNQYAQAKDIHFVSSTTENAQARFVSQWLREKGRINGGRKTAVVLCNEALLPAVVHCIPDEVEKVNITTGYPLAQSPVASLITLLCELRILGYDTKRKHFRRRYQDAVTRHPYMAQLPEEDVHHLLEEETDLLSWMRNIIQHIARTIHDDDPLFQECLFRCYTLLNRLQGLVESGDLIVDDTTLQRLLNQLIQSTSVPFHGEPIEGIQIMGVLETRNLDFEHVLLLSCNEGNMPRGVNDTSFIPYTIRDANHMTTIDHKVAIYSYYFHRLLQRASDITILYNNSTTDGKASEMSRFMLQMMVEDTKHEIHFNAIQTPAAIYRSNPPIVKLEKKKQLSFLTPTAINTYMRCPLRYYYKYECGLQEPIEDMEETIDNRIFGNIFHEASQRIYEKLMAKSKQILKSDIEALLKNQSEIERAIDEAIQKEMKVTSLNPEMLNGLQIINRQVLIHYLRQLLQIDHKLAPFHIIGLECDVQAPLETASTKTVIGGRIDRLDRIVKDGVERIRVIDYKTGSKLLKPLADVDAIFKQESLVNHSDYYLQTFLYAALVKQKNIAVPVSPALLFIQHASGENYDPTLSFGKETITDVGPYLARFMELLRNTVDEMFNSDIPYQPTDHRERCEFCPYRQLCL, encoded by the coding sequence ATGAGCACTTTTCTTGAATATATAGCAAAGGATATACTTCTGAAATACGGCAGCGACCTGTCGCGTATCGCTGTGGTATTCCCCAATAAGCGTGCATCGCTATTCCTGAACAGCCATCTGGCCAGCTTGTCGGAAAAGCCTATCTGGAGTCCGGCTTACATCACTATCAGCGAGCTGATACGTCAGAATAGTCAGAAAACGGTGGCCGACCCTATCAAACTGGTCTGCGACCTCTATAAGTCGTATGTGGCCATTACTGGCTCTAACGAGACACTGGATCATTTCTATAGCTGGGGACAACTACTCATTGCCGATTTCGACGACCTCGACAAGAACATGGCCAATGCCGACAAGGTGTTTGCCAACCTGCGCGACATCCATGAATACGATGACGTGAGCCATCTGACCGATGACCAACGCAAGGCCCTACAACGATTCTTCAAGAACTTCGCAGAGAATCAGGACACGCTGCTCAAGGAGCGCTTTCTGAATCTATGGTCGAAGATTGGCGCCATCTATCATGATTTCAACAACAGGCTGGCCCAGCAAGGACTGGCCTATGAGGGTGCCCTGTATAGGGAGGTGGCAGAATCAGACCTTGAGAATCTGCCCCTAGATTATGATGTGTATCTGTTTGTAGGCTTCAACCTGGTACAGCCCGTGGAGCAATGTCTCTTCAAAAGCCTGCGTCAACAGGGGAAAGCACGCTTCTATTGGGACTTCGATAAGTCGTACATGGACAATAACGAGGCTGGGTTCTATATCAAGAAGTTGATAGCCGACTTCCCTAACGAGTTTGACGTAGATAACGACGACATCTATAACCAATATGCGCAAGCAAAGGATATTCACTTCGTGTCGTCAACAACAGAGAATGCGCAGGCACGATTCGTGAGCCAATGGCTGCGCGAGAAAGGACGAATAAACGGGGGCAGGAAGACGGCTGTGGTGCTGTGTAACGAAGCCCTGCTGCCTGCTGTGGTTCATTGTATTCCTGACGAGGTAGAGAAGGTGAACATCACCACGGGCTATCCGCTGGCACAATCGCCAGTAGCATCGCTCATCACCCTGCTCTGCGAACTCCGCATACTGGGCTACGACACCAAGCGCAAGCACTTCCGCCGACGCTATCAGGATGCTGTGACGCGTCATCCCTATATGGCTCAATTGCCTGAGGAGGATGTGCATCATTTATTGGAGGAGGAAACTGACCTGCTGTCGTGGATGCGCAACATCATACAGCATATTGCCAGAACGATTCATGATGACGACCCGCTATTCCAGGAATGCCTGTTTCGCTGCTACACCCTGCTGAACAGACTGCAGGGACTCGTAGAGAGTGGTGACCTCATTGTTGACGATACCACGCTGCAACGCCTGCTGAACCAGCTGATTCAATCGACCAGCGTGCCCTTCCACGGCGAACCCATTGAGGGCATACAGATTATGGGCGTGCTAGAAACGCGCAACCTGGACTTCGAACATGTGCTGCTTCTCTCATGTAACGAGGGAAATATGCCAAGAGGCGTCAACGACACATCGTTTATCCCCTACACCATTCGTGATGCTAACCACATGACCACCATTGACCATAAGGTGGCTATCTACAGCTATTACTTCCACCGATTGCTGCAACGGGCATCAGACATCACCATCCTGTATAATAACAGTACTACAGACGGAAAGGCTAGCGAGATGTCGCGATTCATGCTACAGATGATGGTAGAGGACACCAAGCACGAAATCCATTTCAATGCCATTCAGACGCCTGCTGCCATCTATCGCAGCAATCCGCCTATTGTCAAACTGGAAAAGAAAAAGCAGCTATCTTTCCTCACGCCTACAGCCATCAACACGTATATGCGCTGTCCCCTGCGCTATTATTACAAATATGAATGCGGACTGCAAGAGCCCATAGAAGATATGGAGGAGACCATAGACAATCGCATCTTTGGTAATATTTTCCACGAGGCTTCGCAACGGATTTATGAGAAGTTGATGGCAAAGAGTAAGCAGATTCTAAAGAGCGACATAGAGGCGTTGCTGAAGAATCAGAGCGAGATTGAACGGGCCATAGACGAGGCGATACAAAAAGAGATGAAGGTCACATCGCTCAACCCTGAAATGCTCAACGGACTGCAGATTATCAATAGACAGGTGCTGATACATTATCTACGTCAACTGCTACAGATAGACCATAAGTTAGCCCCATTCCATATCATCGGACTGGAATGTGACGTACAAGCACCTTTGGAAACGGCCTCAACAAAGACTGTCATTGGCGGACGCATAGACCGACTGGACCGTATCGTAAAAGATGGGGTGGAACGTATTAGGGTGATTGACTACAAGACAGGTAGCAAACTATTGAAACCACTTGCCGATGTGGATGCTATCTTCAAGCAGGAAAGCCTTGTAAATCATAGTGATTATTACCTGCAGACATTCCTGTATGCGGCTCTTGTTAAACAGAAGAACATTGCTGTACCTGTATCGCCAGCCTTGCTTTTCATACAACACGCATCTGGCGAGAACTATGACCCTACTCTCAGCTTTGGCAAAGAGACTATCACGGATGTAGGTCCCTATCTCGCACGCTTCATGGAGTTACTGCGCAACACCGTTGATGAGATGTTTAATTCAGACATACCTTACCAGCCCACAGATCATCGCGAACGCTGTGAGTTCTGTCCCTATCGTCAACTATGTCTTTAG
- a CDS encoding exodeoxyribonuclease V subunit beta, giving the protein MVKPLVVYKASAGSGKTFRLTVEYIKLLVQNPNAYRQILAVTFTNKATAEMKSRILSQLYGIWRQQEDSKGYMEKVCEELDVSPAIASKRAGIALHLLLHNYSYFRVETIDSFFQCVLRNLARELELTANLRVGLNDAQVEEQAVDQLIESLQATDLLLQWLLKYIMDTISDERSWNVIGQIKKFGKTIFRDFYKEKRHQLEALNDEKDFFDKYTRTLRQERDEAKEALTQMADTFFETITAEGLEVEDFANRTSGPCGVFIKLKRGDYDESIINKTAEAASENPAKWYTKTSNKAQKIHQLAEEKLIPLLHTVQVQRPILYKRYKSADLTLRHLSQLRLLGSIESKVRDLNHDANRFLLSDTQQLLHELIKDSDSPFVFEKIGTHLEHIMIDEFQDTSTVQWQNFKILLEEAMSHEGTSNLIVGDVKQSIYRWRSGDWRLLANIKEEFTNADQRLDVEPLDTNYRSLPNIIRFNNAFFTEAAKQENVDAYDDVAQKWNEKKPLEGRVDIQLLTSQDYQQQTLDTLTYHLRELLSQGISPKKIAILLRTNSKITLIANHLMATMPEVSVISDEAFRLDASPAVQVIIQALRSLTHPDDAITRACLQKAYSGKIDGTLPEAFEDSLLLLPLYDLIERIYAIFNLHEMKNQSAYLCTFYDYVLNYIGEKSTDVNGFLREWDANLCSKTIQCSDVDGIRLLSIHKSKGLEFDHVIIPFCDWPLEQADVLWCEPKEAPCNMLPLAAIDFGKKGMVGTIYEDDYNTEHLQNVVDNLNLLYVAFTRAVESLFVIGKRKGKSSQGGVGNRSELIEKVLPAMALDDTSLTGQDAEGEPIEFSFGCMPSKQEGKEKKESGKAKEYNPFTQTSSIIPVEIETFSLKTSFKQSNQSKDFVNADDEEFTQQSNYIKMGNILHNVFAHIRTTKDIDKALQQMEIDGIIYDAQLTREKIEAMIHKRLGDPRVRAWFSEDWTLYNECTILLPNGEERRPDRVMTRGDETVVIDFKFGHQREEYHEQVREYMNLLRQMGHKQVSGYLWFVYSNQIIEVK; this is encoded by the coding sequence ATGGTAAAACCTCTTGTCGTCTATAAAGCAAGTGCCGGAAGCGGAAAGACCTTTCGGCTCACAGTGGAATATATCAAGCTCTTAGTACAGAATCCCAACGCATACCGTCAGATTCTGGCTGTGACCTTCACCAACAAGGCCACGGCCGAGATGAAGTCGCGCATACTGAGTCAGCTGTATGGCATCTGGCGACAGCAGGAAGACTCGAAGGGATATATGGAGAAGGTGTGCGAGGAGCTAGACGTATCGCCTGCCATAGCCTCGAAAAGGGCTGGCATAGCGCTTCATCTGCTGCTCCATAACTACAGCTATTTCCGCGTGGAGACCATCGACTCGTTCTTCCAATGCGTACTGCGCAACCTGGCACGCGAGCTGGAACTCACAGCCAACCTGCGCGTAGGTCTGAACGACGCTCAGGTAGAGGAGCAGGCCGTTGATCAGCTGATAGAGAGTCTGCAGGCCACCGACCTGCTGCTGCAATGGCTGCTGAAATATATCATGGACACCATCAGCGATGAAAGGTCGTGGAACGTGATAGGACAAATCAAGAAATTCGGCAAGACCATCTTCCGCGATTTCTACAAGGAGAAGCGGCATCAGCTGGAAGCGCTGAACGATGAGAAGGACTTTTTCGACAAATACACGCGCACGCTTCGCCAAGAGCGCGATGAAGCGAAAGAGGCGCTGACACAGATGGCCGACACGTTTTTCGAGACCATCACGGCAGAAGGTCTGGAGGTAGAGGATTTTGCCAACAGGACGAGTGGCCCTTGTGGCGTGTTTATCAAGCTGAAAAGGGGCGACTATGATGAAAGCATCATCAACAAGACGGCCGAGGCTGCCTCTGAGAACCCTGCGAAATGGTACACCAAGACCAGCAACAAGGCTCAGAAGATTCATCAATTGGCGGAAGAGAAGCTCATTCCCCTACTCCACACCGTGCAGGTACAGCGACCTATATTATATAAGCGGTATAAGTCGGCCGACCTCACCCTGCGTCACCTTAGTCAGCTGCGCCTGCTGGGCAGCATAGAGAGCAAAGTGCGCGACCTGAACCATGATGCCAACCGCTTCCTGCTATCAGACACGCAGCAGCTACTTCATGAATTGATAAAGGACAGCGACTCGCCATTCGTATTCGAGAAGATTGGCACTCACCTGGAGCATATCATGATTGATGAGTTTCAGGATACCTCTACTGTGCAATGGCAGAACTTCAAGATACTGCTGGAAGAGGCCATGAGCCACGAAGGCACGTCGAACCTGATTGTGGGCGACGTGAAGCAGAGCATCTACAGATGGCGTAGTGGCGACTGGCGATTGCTGGCCAACATCAAGGAGGAGTTCACAAATGCCGACCAGCGACTGGACGTAGAGCCACTGGACACCAACTATCGCTCGCTGCCCAACATCATCCGCTTCAACAATGCGTTCTTTACAGAAGCTGCCAAGCAGGAGAACGTGGATGCCTATGACGACGTGGCGCAGAAATGGAACGAGAAGAAACCTCTGGAAGGTCGCGTAGATATACAGTTGCTCACCTCGCAAGACTATCAGCAGCAGACGCTGGACACCCTGACATACCATCTGAGGGAACTGCTTTCACAAGGTATCTCGCCTAAGAAGATAGCCATTCTGCTTCGCACAAACTCGAAGATCACGCTGATAGCCAATCACTTGATGGCCACCATGCCAGAGGTCAGCGTGATTAGTGACGAGGCCTTCCGACTGGATGCTTCGCCTGCCGTACAGGTCATCATTCAGGCGCTGAGGAGTCTGACGCATCCTGACGATGCGATCACACGCGCTTGCCTCCAAAAGGCCTATAGCGGAAAGATAGACGGCACGCTGCCAGAGGCCTTCGAAGACTCGTTGCTTCTGCTGCCCCTTTACGACCTGATAGAGCGCATCTACGCCATCTTCAACCTGCACGAGATGAAGAATCAGAGCGCATATCTGTGTACGTTCTACGACTACGTGCTCAACTATATCGGCGAGAAATCTACCGACGTGAACGGATTCCTCAGGGAATGGGATGCCAACCTCTGCAGCAAGACCATACAATGCTCGGACGTAGATGGTATCCGACTACTGTCAATCCATAAGTCGAAAGGACTGGAATTCGACCACGTCATCATTCCCTTCTGCGACTGGCCCCTGGAACAGGCTGACGTGCTGTGGTGCGAACCCAAGGAAGCGCCCTGCAACATGTTGCCACTTGCTGCCATCGACTTTGGTAAGAAAGGTATGGTGGGCACCATCTATGAGGACGACTACAACACGGAGCATCTGCAAAACGTAGTAGATAACCTGAACCTGCTGTATGTGGCCTTCACACGTGCCGTAGAGAGCCTGTTTGTCATAGGAAAACGCAAGGGAAAGAGCTCGCAGGGAGGTGTGGGCAATCGCTCGGAACTGATAGAGAAAGTGCTGCCAGCAATGGCTTTGGATGACACGAGCCTCACAGGACAGGATGCTGAAGGAGAGCCCATCGAATTTTCCTTTGGCTGTATGCCCAGCAAACAGGAAGGCAAGGAAAAGAAGGAGTCAGGCAAGGCGAAAGAGTATAACCCCTTTACCCAGACGAGCAGCATCATCCCTGTGGAGATTGAGACATTCAGCCTGAAGACCTCGTTCAAGCAGAGTAATCAGAGTAAAGACTTCGTGAATGCCGACGATGAGGAATTTACGCAGCAGTCGAACTATATCAAGATGGGCAACATCCTGCACAACGTGTTTGCACACATCCGCACCACGAAGGATATAGACAAGGCCCTGCAGCAGATGGAGATAGACGGCATTATCTATGATGCCCAACTGACGCGCGAGAAGATAGAGGCGATGATTCACAAACGACTGGGCGACCCACGCGTAAGAGCCTGGTTCTCAGAAGACTGGACACTCTACAACGAATGCACCATCCTGCTGCCTAATGGCGAGGAACGAAGGCCTGACCGCGTGATGACACGAGGCGACGAGACGGTGGTCATAGACTTTAAGTTCGGCCATCAGCGCGAAGAGTATCACGAACAGGTGAGAGAATACATGAACCTGCTCCGACAAATGGGACACAAACAGGTGTCGGGCTATCTGTGGTTTGTATATAGCAATCAAATAATCGAGGTGAAATGA
- a CDS encoding BACON domain-containing carbohydrate-binding protein, protein MKQRKIIGLIILVASALLYGCSKSDDGVSPTDPIDPPTDPTIPASGEYCKYMPDEVVLSCSETLYQLYVESNISPEKFNISIEAEGEQWCQAAIAKDQNAENSLVIKITSDTYNREDGLGQPLYEPYRTATLHVTYGSVVDKRIKVVQESHVMLLTELDYTSASVLRVSPKGETTEVKVLTNCYSWMCGTNDDWITVTKKDDATFVVTSTARPEGQTEMRQAEIIVMSNKFIDGLMPEMVKIQVVDSDAGVSGEDYGYDDNVTEWD, encoded by the coding sequence ATGAAGCAGAGAAAAATTATTGGTTTGATAATCCTTGTGGCATCCGCACTCCTCTACGGCTGCAGCAAAAGTGATGACGGGGTTTCACCCACGGACCCCATAGACCCACCCACAGACCCGACTATACCTGCAAGTGGCGAGTATTGCAAATACATGCCTGATGAGGTAGTGTTATCATGTAGCGAGACCCTTTACCAATTATATGTTGAAAGCAATATCTCCCCAGAAAAGTTCAACATCAGCATTGAGGCGGAAGGAGAGCAGTGGTGCCAAGCAGCAATCGCGAAGGATCAGAATGCAGAGAACTCTCTTGTAATAAAGATTACGAGCGACACCTACAACCGTGAGGACGGTCTGGGCCAGCCCCTTTACGAGCCATATAGAACAGCTACGCTCCACGTCACATACGGCTCTGTGGTCGATAAGCGTATCAAGGTTGTGCAGGAGAGTCACGTCATGCTTCTTACAGAACTTGATTACACCTCAGCTAGTGTGCTCAGGGTCTCTCCTAAAGGTGAAACGACTGAAGTGAAGGTCCTTACCAATTGCTACAGTTGGATGTGTGGTACTAACGACGACTGGATTACCGTGACAAAGAAGGACGACGCCACGTTTGTTGTTACCTCGACGGCACGCCCTGAGGGTCAAACGGAAATGCGCCAAGCCGAGATAATCGTTATGAGCAATAAGTTTATCGACGGTTTGATGCCTGAGATGGTAAAGATTCAGGTAGTTGATTCTGATGCTGGTGTCAGCGGCGAGGATTACGGCTACGATGATAATGTGACAGAATGGGATTAA